One genomic segment of Coffea arabica cultivar ET-39 chromosome 6e, Coffea Arabica ET-39 HiFi, whole genome shotgun sequence includes these proteins:
- the LOC113697498 gene encoding uncharacterized protein, protein MIGVGKMKQYTNVLDRPLSKGKQEVSLSAFAFLFSELVQYNQTQVDNIAELERRLEDAGYAVGARVLELLCHREKGNRRETRLLGILSFVHSTVWKVLFGKVADSLEKGTEHEDEYMISEKELLVNRFISIPKDMGTFNCGAFVAGIVRGVLDNAGFPAVVTAHFVPVEGQQRPRTTILIKFAEEVLRREARLG, encoded by the exons ATGATAGGAGTTGGAAAGATGAAGCAGTACACAAATGTCCTCGACAGACCCCTCAGTAAAGGCAAACAAGAG GTGAGTTTGAGTGCATTTGCATTCTTGTTCTCAGAGCTGGTTCAGTACAATCAGACTCAAGTTGACAACATTGCTGAACTCGAAAGAAG GCTCGAAGATGCAGGATATGCTGTTGGAGCAAGGGTTTTGGAACTTCTTTGCCACAGAGAAAAG GGAAACAGAAGAGAGACACGACTCCTGGGTATCTTATCTTTTGTACACAGCACAGTATGGAAGGTGTTGTTTGGAAAG GTAGCTGACTCTCTTGAGAAAGGTACTGAACATGAAGATGAATACATGATTAGCGAGAAGGAACTTTTGGTCAACAG ATTTATATCAATTCCCAAAGATATGGGTACTTTTAATTGCGGAGCTTTTGTTGCTGGAATTGTAAGG GGCGTTTTGGATAATGCAGGTTTCCCTGCTGTGGTAACAGCTCATTTTGTTCCTGTTGAAGGACAGCAGCGACCTCGAACAACCATCTTGATAAAATTTGCTGAGGAG GTACTACGAAGAGAGGCAAGATTGGGCTGA
- the LOC113697481 gene encoding uncharacterized protein yields MITKTQKFQVFIQSPELQIPTQALNFENPNPNFTLQDLKSSLFAKAHQNLSSLYFTLNGKPLSDSTKLPNSQIAPLSTLTLRCRLLGGGGDGGATGAESRDCYLNMYAIKKPDKVDPNETRLSKWLNCAISNEPLKRPVVIDKLGNLFNKEALVEALLMKKVPKEFWYIKGLKDMIAVELDVIPGLEDERGSRTGAKFQCPITGSEFNGKYKFFALRSCGHVLSAKALKEVKSSACLVCHKEFSESDKMPINGNEEEVTVLRERMEAERVNIKDKKVKKVKTGGLVANGAEDGSVGLPRLSGTKHGIDTKVPDKASAKVEGNSKLVSTGKVETNGTAKRFKAVDAAPANATKEVYASIFTSSRKSDFKETFTCRSLPLGRN; encoded by the coding sequence atgatcaCCAAAACTCAAAAATTTCAAGTCTTTATTCAATCCCCTGAACTACAAATCCCAACCCAAGCTCTaaatttcgaaaaccctaaccctaattTCACTTTACAAGATCTCAAATCCTCTCTCTTCGCCAAAGCCCATCAAAATCTTAGCTCCCTTTACTTCACCTTGAATGGTAAACCCCTCTCTGATTCGACTAAGTTACCGAATTCCCAAATTGCCCCTCTTTCCACATTAACACTTCGGTGCCGCCTTCTCGGTGGCGGTGGAGATGGCGGCGCCACTGGGGCGGAATCCCGGGATTGTTACCTTAACATGTATGCTATTAAAAAGCCTGATAAAGTTGACCCGAATGAGACGAGGCTGTCGAAATGGCTGAATTGTGCGATTTCCAATGAGCCGTTGAAGCGGCCGGTTGTGATCGATAAGCTTGGGAATTTGTTCAATAAGGAGGCGTTAGTTGAGGCGTTGTTGATGAAAAAGGTACCTAAGGAGTTTTGGTATATAAAAGGTTTGAAGGATATGATCGCGGTCGAGTTGGATGTGATTCCTGGGTTGGAGGATGAGAGAGGGAGTCGGACCGGGGCAAAGTTTCAGTGCCCTATAACGGGGTCGGAGTTCAATGGGAAGTATAAGTTTTTCGCGTTGAGGTCATGTGGACATGTGCTGAGTGCGAAGGCATTGAAGGAGGTTAAGTCGTCAGCATGTTTGGTGTGTCATAAAGAGTTCTCTGAAAGTGATAAGATGCCGATCAATGGGAATGAAGAGGAAGTGACGGTTTTGAGAGAAAGAATGGAAGCAGAAAGGGTTAATATAAAGGATAAGAAGGTAAAGAAGGTGAAGACTGGGGGTTTGGTGGCTAATGGTGCTGAGGATGGGTCAGTGGGATTGCCAAGGTTGAGTGGGACAAAACATGGAATTGATACTAAGGTACCTGACAAGGCTTCAGCCAAAGTGGAAGGAAATTCCAAGCTCGTGTCGACTGGCAAAGTTGAGACGAATGGAacagctaagagattcaaggctGTTGATGCTGCCCCAGCTAATGCCACGAAGGAAGTATATGCATCTATTTTTACTTCATCAAGAAAGTCTGACTTCAAAGAGACGTTTACATGCAGGTCACTGCCACTTGGGAGAAATTAA
- the LOC113694652 gene encoding ABC transporter I family member 1-like: MSLRRPPLPRLVLNNVSCMRNAQQILRHVNVSVHDGGALVLTGTNGSGKTTFLRMLAGFSKPSAGEILWNGHDITESGVFHQYKLQLNWLSLKDAIKDKFTVLDNVQWFEVLEGKQGRSLPALELMGLGRLAKEKARMLSMGQRKRLQLARLLAIDRPIWLLDEPSVALDDDGVKLLEYIIAEHRKKGGIVIVATHLPIKIDDAMILRLPPRFPRRMTLVDMLDRGGLD; encoded by the coding sequence ATGTCCTTGCGTAGGCCTCCGCTTCCTCGCCTTGTCCTGAACAATGTCTCTTGCATGCGAAATGCTCAGCAAATACTTCGTCATGTAAATGTTTCTGTTCATGATGGTGGTGCACTTGTGCTGACAGGCACCAATGGCTCAGGCAAAACTACTTTCTTGCGCATGTTAGCAGGATTTTCCAAACCATCAGCAGGTGAGATACTCTGGAATGGTCATGACATCACAGAATCTGGCGTTTTCCATCAGTACAAGCTTCAGCTTAATTGGCTCTCTCTTAAAGATGCTATCAAAGATAAGTTCACCGTCCTTGACAATGTTCAGTggtttgaagttcttgaaggcAAGCAAGGAAGGTCTCTGCCTGCTTTGGAGCTTATGGGGCTTGGACGATTGGCAAAAGAGAAAGCACGAATGCTTTCTATGGGTCAACGAAAAAGGCTGCAGCTAGCAAGGCTGTTAGCAATTGATCGGCCAATTTGGTTACTTGACGAGCCTTCAGTGGCATTGGACGATGATGGGGTGAAATTGCTAGAATATATAATTGCAGAGCACAGAAAGAAGGGAGGGATCGTCATTGTGGCCACTCATCTGCCAATTAAGATTGACGATGCAATGATCTTAAGATTGCCGCCAAGGTTCCCAAGGAGGATGACTTTAGTAGACATGCTTGATCGAGGTGGATTAGATTGA
- the LOC140004075 gene encoding probable CCR4-associated factor 1 homolog 7 produces MTVLPSHDSIHIREVWNDNLEDEFALIREIVDDYPYIAMDTEFPGVVLRPLGDYKNFTDFHFKTLKANVDLLKLIQLGLTFSDEKGNLPTCGTGKYCVWQFNFREFNPNEDVYAHDSIELLRRSGFDFKKNVDNGVDAYRFSELLMSSGIVLNDSVSWVAFHSGYDFGYLLKILTCQNLPETQEGFFKLIKMYFPTVYDIKHMMRFCNHLHGGLNKLAELLEVERVGICHQAGSDSLLTCCTFMKLKESFFHGTTEKYAGVLYGLGVDNGPNST; encoded by the coding sequence ATGACCGTGTTGCCCAGCCATGATTCAATTCATATAAGGGAAGTTTGGAATGACAACCTTGAGGATGAGTTTGCACTGATCAGGGAAATTGTTGATGATTACCCTTATATAGCTATGGATACTGAGTTTCCGGGCGTTGTTCTTCGTCCTTTAGGGGATTATAAGAACTTCactgattttcattttaaaacCTTGAAGGCTAATGTGGACCTTCTCAAGTTGATTCAGTTGGGCCTCACGTTTTCTGATGAGAAAGGAAATCTTCCCACCTGTGGAACTGGTAAGTACTGCGTCTGGCAATTCAATTTCCGGGAGTTTAATCCCAATGAGGATGTCTATGCTCATGACTCCATCGAGCTTCTGAGGCGAAGTGGATTTGACTTCAAGAAGAATGTTGATAACGGTGTTGATGCTTATCGGTTCAGTGAGCTCCTGATGTCGTCTGGGATTGTGTTGAATGATAGTGTCAGCTGGGTTGCCTTTCACAGTGGATATGATTTTGGGTACTTGCTGAAGATCCTGACGTGCCAGAACCTGCCTGAAACTCAGGAGGGTTTTTTCAAATTGATCAAGATGTATTTTCCAACTGTTTATGATATCAAGCATATGATGAGGTTCTGCAATCACCTCCATGGTGGATTAAACAAGCTTGCTGAGCTGTTGGAAGTGGAAAGAGTTGGTATCTGCCATCAGGCTGGTTCAGATAGTTTGCTTACTTGTTGTACATTTATGAAGTTGAAAGAGAGTTTCTTTCATGGGACAACTGAGAAGTATGCAGGTGTATTGTATGGTCTTGGTGTTGACAATGGACCTAATAGTACTTGA
- the LOC113697497 gene encoding uncharacterized protein isoform X1 has protein sequence MQKRLTCAENRSHGRSLFSQNEVYQCARCMILSVSCIKNHLSLYEYEASASMMTHGRLCSLYYELLLHSWLAKSDMSQICR, from the exons ATGCAGAAGCGTCTAACCTGTGCTGAAAACAGATCCCATG GAAGAAGTTTATTCAGCCAGAATGAAGTTTATCAATGTGCTAGGTGCATGATTTTATCTGTATCCTGTATCAAG AACCATCTTTCCCTGTATGAATATGAAGCAAGCGCAAGTATGATGACACATGGAAGATTGTGCAGTCTCTATTATGAATTATTACTACATTCCTGGCTTGCCAAGAGTGACATGTCCCAG ATTTGCAGGTAG
- the LOC113695504 gene encoding FIP1[V]-like protein, with translation MEDDDEFGDLYTDDVLKPLTTSFQSQPQQQQQQQQPPAPPPPQFQRENKESSKPTAYQGRPIDLNVNRDKDDDDDDDDEDKFFRAANSSSTGKIQTLASSQSGFYSRPDPTNFDLNKISGQVEGSSGGLAGAGSDSQARVLGTKEGDAKLPERARGSSGLGDDADIDVMVEERDEKDDNFVVKGGNLTDRSGNVENFGTGDPMIPGLSIPGVSGRVESRANANYDDDWDSDSEDDLQIVLNDTNHGPMGMERMGGGGGGMGDEDDDDEDDEDGEPLVIVADNDDPSHQPMMMEEQDWGGEEVGAGGDGEKKELGEAAKINGAGGGAVAAQKIGYSGHGYHHPFHSQFKYVRPGASPMPGAAAMGPGGTSGQVRPPVSMVPGAGRGRGDWRPTGVKGPPAMQKGFHPGYGMPIWGSGASGRGLEFTLPSHKTIFEVDIDGFEEKPWRHAGVDITDFFNFGLIEESWKDYCKQLEQLRLETTMQSKIRVYESGRTEQEYDPDLPPELAAAAGIQDTPSESLKVGKPDAVQNDLGRVHARARPPVPTGRAIQVETGYGERLPSIDTRKPRISDLDVIIEIVCQDPADDDTNTGNEMTEQADNDPSREDLRDGDEFEDLPKEDTEDVDRVPHAHSSRRREVVGGRVPISKSVHDNLAEGNGDLPLSSEAPSASHPDSREQTPVYPGRDFAHEERRTKERARDSSPMIANKDCTAEERITDNKESSVESLEGKHSLPSSPLAVRGASEQNSEPKDAMNDEVALTEIGSDMIDKDVSLNAKTSSDSLTDETGNHALKKQKVSSNDEQHLPQEIDEDEDSKAARSSENSKAKSGSSNYRKLRDSVEEEEVQGARSKHMGNLKRSTVGSEDSVRRKVRDDRQENDRHRTSVKGREDLYQHKGLDPYSAHPSRGKSVNIDLRKDMDSIEGARHRREEDLHGRRPRAEDTRKREHRDETDSRHRSKVREIERDEKDEHYQLRKQLDNGNWKGGYDKDVGLRHRDRDDNVKSRNEIIDDLHNKRRKEDAQLRREHAEKEEMLHAHRESSSRRKRERDDVLDHRRRDDQVRMRDDDQHGVRYKEEGLFQRERGERQREREEWHRLKQLNEDIPSKKEKEDLRVGMRSGRATEEKTWGSQSRGKDDRRSSDKEYHSKDALRQSELINRRDRAENESLSQHRGREEYYAHGNQLNTDERRGARHERMNTRDDRAANVENYKVHERKHRENPRKGKESESVDRNFLARSRKNQDEISAQTSDMVRFKGRIEQGKSENEIHVNIPPSKKHREEASSDDEVSESRRGRSKLERWTSHKERDFSISSKASSSVKMKQPEAYGSGGPSIGSKLHDEASNPVEDKQHPSGNEKDAASLETNNTDKKPIEDRHLDTVEKLKKRSERFKLPMPSEKEATTVKKVENEALLSAQSESRADFEVKAERPARKRRWTGN, from the exons ATGGAAGACGATGATGAGTTCGGAGATCTCTATACTGATGACGTCTTAAAGCCTCTAACGACGTCGTTTCAATCTCAAcctcagcagcagcagcagcagcagcagccacCTGCTCCGCCTCCTCCTCAGTTCCAGCGTGAAAATAAAGAATCATCCAAACCGACGGCGTATCAAGGCCGTCCGATCGATCTAAACGTCAATAGAGATAAGGATGATGACGACGACGATGATGATGAGGATAAATTTTTCCGAGCTGCGAATTCCAGTTCTACTGGAAAGATTCAAACCCTAGCCTCGTCGCAATCCGGATTCTATTCTCGTCCTGACCCGACGAATTTTGATTTGAATAAGATTTCCGGTCAAGTGGAGGGCAGCTCGGGGGGTTTAGCTGGGGCTGGATCGGATTCGCAAGCTAGGGTTTTGGGGACGAAGGAAGGAGATGCGAAATTGCCGGAAAGGGCTCGGGGGAGTTCCGGCTTAGGTGACGACGCTGATATTGACGTCATGGTTGAAGAGAGGGACGAAAAAGACGACAATTTCGTTGTTAAAGGTGGAAATTTGACGGATAGAAGTGGAAATGTTGAGAATTTTGGCACGGGAGACCCGATGATTCCGGGGCTGTCGATTCCCGGAGTTTCTGGCAGAGTAGAAAGCCGTGCCAACGCTAATTATGATGATGATTGGGATAGTGATAGCGAGGATGACTTGCAAATCGTGTTGAATGATACTAATCATGGGCCGATGGGGATGGAGAGGatgggaggaggaggaggaggtatGGGGGATGAAGATGACGACGATGAGGATGACGAAGATGGGGAGCCATTGGTGATTGTTGCAGACAATGATGACCCGAGCCATCAGCCAATGATGATGGAAGAGCAAGATTGGGGAGGGGAGGAAGTGGGAGCTGGTGGCGATGGGGAGAAAAAGGAATTAGGTGAAGCTGCAAAAATAAATGGGGCAGGAGGTGGAGCTGTGGCGGCACAGAAGATTGGGTATAGCGGTCACGGGTATCATCATCCGTTCCATTCACAGTTCAAG TATGTGAGACCTGGTGCGTCACCAATGCCTGGAGCAGCTGCTATGGGTCCCGGGGGCACTTCAGGTCAAGTTCGTCCACCTGTGAGCATGGTTCCTGGTGCTGGACGTGGCAGAGGTGATTGGCGACCGACTGGAGTAAAGGGTCCTCCAGCAATGCAGAAAGGTTTTCATCCAGGCTATGGAATGCCTATTTGGGGAAGTGGGGCTTCAGGACGTGGATTGGAGTTTACACTTCCATCACATAA GACCATATTTGAAGTTGACATTGATGGTTTTGAGGAAAAACCATGGAGACATGCTGGTGTGGATATAACAGATTTTTTCAACTTTGGATTGATCGAGGAAAGTTGGAAAGATTATTGCAAACAGCTC GAGCAACTCCGTCTTGAAACAACAATGCAAAGCAAAATTCGTGTTTATGAAAGTGGGAGAACAGAACAG GAGTATGATCCAGATCTTCCACCTGAGCTTGCAGCAGCTGCTGGTATTCAAGATACTCCATCTgaaagcttgaaagttgggaagCCAGATGCTGTTCAAAATGACTTAGGAAGAGTACATGCTCGTGCGCGACCACCCGTG CCAACTGGAAGAGCAATACAAGTGGAAACTGGTTATGGTGAACGTCTGCCGTCTATTGACACTAGAAAACCGCGGATTAGTGATTTAGATGTAATTATTGAG ATTGTGTGTCAAGACCCTGCTGATGATGATACCAACACTGGAAATGAGATGACAGAGCAAGCTGACAATGATCCTTCGAGGGAGGATCTTAGGGATGGTGATGAGTTTGAAGACCTTCCCAAAGAAGATACTGAAGATGTGGATCGTGTTCCACATGCTCACAGCAGTCGCAGGAGGGAAGTTGTGGGCGGAAGAGTGCCAATTTCGAAATCTGTTCACGATAACTTGGCTGAAGGAAATGGCGATTTGCCTCTCTCTTCGGAAGCACCGTCAGCATCCCATCCTGACTCTAGAGAACAGACCCCTGTTTATCCTGGTAGAGATTTTGCTCATGAGGAGAG GCGGACAAAGGAGAGAGCACGTGACAGTTCCCCCATGATTGCCAATAAGGATTGTACTGCCGAAGAACGAATAACTGATAATAAAGAATCTTCAGTTGAAAGTTTAGAAGGCAAACATAGTCTTCCATCATCTCCTCTAGCTGTTCGAGGTGCTAGTGAACAAAATAGTGAACCTAAAGATGCTATGAATGATGAAGTTGCCCTGACTGAGATAGGCTCTGACATGATTGACAAGGATGTGTCTTTGAATGCTAAAACAAGTAGTGATTCACTTACAGATGAAACAGGGAACCATGCTTTGAAAAAACAGAAAGTGAGTTCAAATGATGAACAGCATCTGCCGCAAGAAATTGATGAGGATGAAGACTCAAAAGCTGCAAGAAGTAGTGAAAATAGTAAAGCAAAATCAGGAAGTAGCAATTACCGGAAGCTACGGGACAgtgttgaagaagaagaggttcAAGGAGCGCGCTCAAAACACATGGGTAATCTTAAAAGGTCAACTGTGGGCAGCGAGGACAGTGTCCGAAGGAAAGTTCGTGATGATAGACAAGAAAATGATAGACACCGCACCTCAGTGAAAGGGAGGGAAGATTTATATCAGCATAAAGGGTTGGATCCTTATTCTGCACATCCTTCTCGAGGGAAATCTGTGAATATAGACCTGCGAAAGGATATGGATAGTATTGAGGGAGCCCGTCATCGCAGAGAAGAAGATTTACATGGGAGGAGACCTAGAGCTGAAGACACAAGAAAAAGGGAGCATAGGGATGAGACTGATTCTAGACACCGCAGTAAGGTTCGAGAAATTGAAAGGGATGAAAAAGATGAACATTATCAATTGAGAAAACAATTGGATAATGGGAATTGGAAAGGCGGTTATGATAAAGATGTGGGATTGAGGCACAGAGACAGGGACGATAATGTGAAAAGTCGAAATGAAATAATAGATGACCTTCACAACAAGAGAAGGAAAGAAGATGCACAGTTAAGGAGGGAGCATgctgaaaaggaagaaatgttGCATGCTCATCGAGAAAGTAGCAGTCGTAGAAAGAGAGAAAGGGATGATGTGTTAGATCACCGGAGGAGGGATGACCAAGTAAGAATGAGAGATGATGATCAACATGGTGTTAGGTACAAAGAAGAGGGATTGTTTCAGAGGGAAAGGGGCGAGAGGCAACGAGAGCGAGAGGAATGGCATAGGCTTAAACAATTGAATGAGGATATTCCATCAAAGAAGGAGAAAGAAGACTTGcgggttggaatgaggagtggGCGAGCTACTGAAGAGAAAACATGGGGCAGTCAATCTAGAGGCAAAGATGACCGCAGAAGTTCTGATAAGGAGTACCATTCAAAGGATGCATTGCGGCAGAGTGAGTTAATCAACAGGAGGGATCGAGCTGAAAATGAGAGTCTTTCACAACATAGGGGTCGTGAGGAGTATTATGCACATGGGAACCAGCTCAATACTGACGAGAGAAGAGGAGCAAGGCATGAGAGGATGAACACTCGTGATGATCGGGCTGCCAATGTTGAGAACTACAAGGTGCATGAGAGAAAACACAGAGAAAATCCAAGGAAGGGTAAGGAATCTGAGAGTGTTGATCGGAATTTCTTGGCCCGTTCTAGGAAGAATCAAGATGAAATCAGTGCGCAGACAAGCGACATG GTGAGATTCAAAGGCAGAATTGAGCAGGGAAAAAGTGAAAATGAGATCCATGTGAATATTCCGCCATCTAAAAAGCATAGGGAAGAGGCTTCATCAGATGATGAAGTGTCGGAATCCAGGAGGGGACGCTCCAAACTAGAACGCTGGACCAGCCATAAGGAAAGGGATTTCAGTATCAGCAGCAAGGCTTCATCTTCCGTGAAGATGAAGCAGCCTGAGGCATACGGTAGTGGCGGGCCTTCCATTGGCAGCAAACTTCATGATGAAGCTTCTAACCCAGTGGAGGATAAGCAACACCCCTCAGGTAATGAGAAAGATGCTGCCAGTTTGGAGACGAATAACACTGATAAGAAGCCCATAGAGGATAGACACTTGGACACTGTGGAAAAACTAAAGAAGCGCAGTGAACGTTTCAAACTTCCAATGCCGAGTGAGAAAGAAGCCACAACAGTCAAAAAGGTGGAAAATGAAGCTTTGTTGTCTGCCCAAAGTGAAAGTCGTGCAGATTTTGAAGTTAAAGCAGAGCGTCCAGCTCGTAAAAGGAGGTGGACCGGCAATTAA
- the LOC113697497 gene encoding uncharacterized protein isoform X2, with translation MQKRLTCAENRSHDVELGWYFNLLHQGDNFSPPNHLSLYEYEASASMMTHGRLCSLYYELLLHSWLAKSDMSQICR, from the exons ATGCAGAAGCGTCTAACCTGTGCTGAAAACAGATCCCATG aTGTGGAGTTGGGGTGGTATTTCAATTTGCTGCATCAAGGGGATAACTTTTCTCCACCA AACCATCTTTCCCTGTATGAATATGAAGCAAGCGCAAGTATGATGACACATGGAAGATTGTGCAGTCTCTATTATGAATTATTACTACATTCCTGGCTTGCCAAGAGTGACATGTCCCAG ATTTGCAGGTAG